gtcgttctgaccgacattgtgtgttttcgatgagttttcattgacagttcacacatctatttgtttacatttgttatgtaccctacaagaaaagtgacggtcatctgatctCATcccctcctctcaatagctctgcttaCGTCTTTCTTCAATCAGTGGTTCTGAatgtaaaaattcaaatgtaaattaacagtactgacatttgttgttattgttgtaacggtccccgtttgggtgattaattccagattcgttgtcgtcgaggtcatctaacgggaggcccaggaaacgagctgtttcgacgcggtcggaccatagggagaagggtgttaggtgagtggggtttgttgggcatgcaaagaggtggttagtgtcatgcggagaacCATTGcgtgcaggacatgtgtttggtatgtcggggtctattctggataagtaggagtttaacctgctacagtatccagaatgaagttgcgcgagggtcactctggtttcgtgaggcaactcgagctctacgtctgctataggtggttggtggtttgactcatagtacgccattcactgagagggagtcgatgaaggtgttaacggctccactgtgaatgtggtcagtgcctgtctgaagttcatagcgtccgaagtccggtcggcgtactgtctgatgtcgtcgacgtaatcaaggaaagacctcttgatgttcctaggaggcggctccgctacaagcaggcgactacaggggtggtttctacgaaagcaCCCTAGCAGAAACTGtttggagaggagttcgttgtgttccttaaccggaagcatacgggcctcactatgtaggtgttcgattggagacatcaagaggcatcccgtgatagtccggagtgcagcgtactgacaggtctgaagcttcttcttctgcgtgccactgcatccaggcgaccatattgttcaaagtagacatctgtatatacggcataattcaaatttgattgtttggGTTTGAAGTCGAGTAAAAATGAGTCTTCGGATGTATgcttttcaacattttctttcaacaaatatttgctcgatttatttttacacttattaaaatttcgtgaagaaagcGCTTGAGTTGCCCTAGCAGGTGGAATCTTGAATACTTCTGGCGATATAGGTATTAGTCGtttattttttctagaaatCTTCAAATGATTATTAAAGGTGCTCTTTAACTCCTTTTGTAAGCGTTCAGAGTTTTTAGTTAGAGCTACATTTTCAGCCAAATTTCCATTTCTCGGCTCGTTTGAAGTAgggcatttataatcaaaattagtGTTCAGATTTATGTCATCCAAATCAGCTTCATAATACTGCTTCTGTAGATCAATCTGTGATTTTGTGCGATAACTGAAAGGTTGCGAATGTTCATCGCGGTATGCCCCTAATACATCATCATAAATAGTTTTTAGAGCCACTTTCTGAGCGGTATATGTATGGAGGTTGATTCCATCATAAATATAATTCGTTTTCTCATTGGTAGCCTTTACttgatttgttttcaatttgtttttttgtttttcagcatTTTCGGTTTTCGTCAATTTTTTGGTTGTAGTTGGAGGAAGTGGCGGTGGAGACGATGGAGGTTTTAATTTTCCAAGTTGATGTGATTGTATTGTGTGTTTAGCGCGTGCAATCAAAGTGTTGgacaataaattttgagtctgcaaattaatattatcagtTAACGAATTCGATGTTTTACTATTATTGACATTGGGCGAATAATTTTGTCCTCTGCCCTTTGAAGACGACGGCAAAATATGTTTGACACTTGTTGTACTTAAACTAGCACAAGATGAGATAGACGAAGATGAATTTGATGATAACGATGAAGTAGACAGAGACATATTTTCCAAGTACTTCAAAGAAATTTCAGGTGTTATTAGAGTTTCGTTAATGATCTCATTTTGTTGAGTTGCTTTCAAAGTATACCAAAGCGTGCCATATGATGATTTTGTAGTGGTTATATCAGATGCAATACGCTGAGCTAAtggatttaaattataaaaataatcttgTGCCATTTGCAGATTTAACGAGGTAAACTGGAAAGCGGCCATTTTTATAACACTTATTTTTATGTAGCTCATACAAACGGGAGTTTTCACGACTTTCCTGATAATTCCATtctaaataatagaaaattgtgTTACTACCATCAGTAAACAGCTTTGATTACATGGCAAGTGGGttacgagattcggtgttccaatggagttaaattctgatcaagaatgaaatctcgagtcagctttcggcaacatgttgaaaaatggtTTCTCAATATCTGGTTAGCAACATTCTGTCAGTTAAGTTCTGGTAAACTGTTCCGAAAAAAGGAGCCTTGGTTAGTTTCTAACCAGAAAATTAAATGACACCTGTCCGCTGTAAAATCTTAAGTAAAAATCAGCAGCATAAATGGCTTTCGGACGGGGACTTTTTGTCGCTCATTCTCATTATATGTTATTTaagtattcacaaggtgtcatattgtgtcatatcgccatattgttttatttttttatgactgtcatatcaacactgttgttgtttcccatgcaaaattgaaatacgacaaatacaacatgGCGAGGTATGTTTTTGAGTGTACTATTCCTTCAGCTGTATATGTTTacgtttttattgttgacgtttaagtgcctaaaattaataaaataattaaatttcataaatttctttaataatatggaaggaaaCCATGATATTCCAgtaaattaagttaaagaaaagtaaaaaccaaaacgccgccatttcaacataaagaaattttatttttgtcactttctcggggcatttttgtattcttaatttttcactactagctggtgaagtgtattaatattacacaatatgacatacaacaattaaggggtgctcacatgtgtcgtattttttaagattcttgaaatacgacataagacataagacaAAGCTTGTGAAATGcctatatgcatatttgcattcatatatgcatatatcatACAAAAAAGAGGTAATAAccttaatatttccgaaaattatgtaaatattcctttgaaaccGAGCTCTGTTGCAACCATGCAAcgcattttaaaatgaaaagaaaacgaCGAATTGCATAGCAACGAGCTGTTACGAAATAGATCACATAGCGTTTCTTCGTTTTTCCTCCTCGTCCCCTCGCTTACGAAAACCGGTTTTGACAGCAAAAAGAGTCCTCTTCTAAACATGTAGATATACAGTTATGCGTGTTCACAATGCAAGTTTGTTCGCAATAATCAAACTATTTGTAGGTAAGCTAACCACAACTTGGCGAAAACGGTTCTGTCAGTCAAAGCTGGTGTATTGAGAAAGTGGGCcttattttattagtttataatgaaaaagtttaagtgaaatgaatagaataatgttgcgtaaaaaaatttgaattatattCAACTAAACGCATTTATCTATTGACAATTATTATGGTTATCGAATTCACTTCtcccacaaaaattttttggcacCTTTTATATCCGAAGGAACATTTAAAAAACTCGTTTTTAATGGGTTACTAGAGGATCTCGTATACGaattgctgtggctaaggtatacattatttataaactattcaatacagtaaaattgtatttatgaataaaaacgaaaacgttattgccGGTGTAAGAATAACCCCGCGGATTACTtccaaattagaaaattattgatacTACTTTTCATCG
This genomic interval from Bactrocera oleae isolate idBacOlea1 chromosome X, idBacOlea1, whole genome shotgun sequence contains the following:
- the LOC118683631 gene encoding uncharacterized protein — protein: MSYIKISVIKMAAFQFTSLNLQMAQDYFYNLNPLAQRIASDITTTKSSYGTLWYTLKATQQNEIINETLITPEISLKYLENMSLSTSSLSSNSSSSISSCASLSTTSVKHILPSSSKGRGQNYSPNVNNSKTSNSLTDNINLQTQNLLSNTLIARAKHTIQSHQLGKLKPPSSPPPLPPTTTKKLTKTENAEKQKNKLKTNQVKATNEKTNYIYDGINLHTYTAQKVALKTIYDDVLGAYRDEHSQPFSYRTKSQIDLQKQYYEADLDDINLNTNFDYKCPTSNEPRNGNLAENVALTKNSERLQKELKSTFNNHLKISRKNKRLIPISPEVFKIPPARATQALSSRNFNKCKNKSSKYLLKENVEKHTSEDSFLLDFKPKQSNLNYAVYTDVYFEQYGRLDAVARRRRSFRPVSTLHSGLSRDAS